ATACACAAATAATTCAATTGAACCTAAAAAATCAGCCTCATTAGGCTGATTTTTATATGTACGTCATATCACTTTAAAATGAGTTTTAAATTACTTTAAAAGTTCAATTTTAAGGACCTCTATATCAGTGGGCTTTTCGCGGTGCGTATCGACCTCACCATAAACTTTGACTTTCGTACCCGCCTTGAGCTGCTTCACTGTGGCTAAGTCTTCATCAATTTCGACAGGAATCGAGCCAGTATTGTCCTTTAACTCGAAATGATCATCTTTGATATGGCGCACAATGGTGCCTGTCACACTCACCGGGGTCTCATCATTGGCTTTAATTGCGCCTGCAACAGTGCTCAGATTTTTGCTCGCTTCAGCAATAATGGTTTGATCAGACTTGCCAGCCCACACATTGGCCGTTAAACCCAAGAGCAGGGCAGTCAATAGAAACGGTGTTTTTTTCATTTTTCTTCTCATCAAAAAGGAGACTGAACCATCTTATAAAGTATCTGCCGTTAAGTATATAAAACTTACCAAAGCATTACGCAAAGTCTAAAAAAGCTGACATATGGCATTGTTCTATTAACTTCAAATGAAACTTAGTCGTCCTTAGTTTTTAAAAATACAATATCGTAGATAAACTGCATATCTTGCTCTGAAAAACTCTTACACATTAAAACGCATTAACGTCTCAAGGCTCAATAATGATTTTAGAGATGATAGAATTATTTAGCGCCAATAAAAGCAAAAAAGTCCGCGATTAAACGGACTTTTTATAGCAAAACTTACAATGTTGAAAGTTTTAGAAGATAAACTTAGACCACTGATCCGAAATGGTGATCATTGTCTTAATATCACTATATAAAACAATTAAATACTAAGCTATCACAATGAATTCTTAGGCTCTTTCCAAAAAGATTTACTATGAAAGGGGCTACTTTCCGATACAAAACGATCCGAAAATTTCACCCAGCAAATCATCTGCACTAAAGTCACCGGTAATTTCACCCAGTACATTTTGAGCCAGTCTCAGTGACTCAGCCACCAACTCACCCGCTTGATAGACGGTAAGCTGCTCATGTGCTTCTGCCAAATATGCCTGAGTGCGCTTCATTGCGTCCAAATGGCGGGTTCTCGCAATAAAGGTATCCTCCTCGGGTTGAAAGCCTGCATGCGCTGTAATCGTATCTATCAGCGCATGAACGCCTGTTTCTTGCTTGGCAGACACCGTCACATGGCGAAAACCTTGAACATCACTGAGTTCTGCTGCTTGATCCGTTAAATCACATTTATTGGCAATCAAGATTAAACGTTTAGCATCGATATGCT
This genomic window from Acinetobacter sp. TGL-Y2 contains:
- a CDS encoding NirD/YgiW/YdeI family stress tolerance protein, which translates into the protein MKKTPFLLTALLLGLTANVWAGKSDQTIIAEASKNLSTVAGAIKANDETPVSVTGTIVRHIKDDHFELKDNTGSIPVEIDEDLATVKQLKAGTKVKVYGEVDTHREKPTDIEVLKIELLK